The following proteins come from a genomic window of Gossypium raimondii isolate GPD5lz chromosome 5, ASM2569854v1, whole genome shotgun sequence:
- the LOC105767696 gene encoding major pollen allergen Ole e 10, with amino-acid sequence MGKHLSFFLLLFSFISGGTLMKINGQKTWCIAKPSSDQATLLTNVNYACSKVDCQIIQKGCPCFNPDNLINHASIAMNLYYQSMGRNVWNCDFKGSGLIVITDPSYGNCLYA; translated from the exons ATGGGTAAacatctctctttctttctacTGCTATTCTCCTTCATTTCAG GAGGAACCTTGATGAAGATAAATGGACAG AAAACATGGTGCATAGCTAAGCCATCATCAGACCAGGCAACTCTTTTGACAAACGTAAACTATGCATGTTCTAAAGTGGATTGCCAAATCATACAAAAAGGTTGTCCATGTTTCAATCCAGATAATCTCATCAACCATGCTTCCATTGCCATGAATCTTTACTACCAATCCATGGGTAGAAACGTTTGGAACTGCGATTTCAAAGGATCTGGTCTCATTGTCATCACTGATCCAA GTTATGGCAACTGCCTTTATGCTTAG